CTGGCGCTCGAGTCCGGCACGCCGGACGACGTGCTGTTCTGATGTCCAAGCGCGTCCGGCGATTGAGGACGACCGGCTGCCGGGCGGGCCCGCTGATCAACGAGAATCCGGACGGGCCGGACTACGCAAGCCGATTCAGCAGCGCCGGCAGGCTCGTGCCGATCGGCTCGCGCACGAGCTCGTCCGCCAGTTCGTCGTACGGCGTCGGCTCCGCGTTCACGATGGCGAGCCGCGCCCCGTGCTCCGCCGCGATGCCCGCCAGCGAGGCGGCCGGCTGGACCTGCAGGCTCGTACCGACCGCGATGAAGACCTCGCACGCCTTCGCGATCCCCATCGCCTCGGCCAGCACCTCCGGGTCGAGCCGCTGCCCGAACATCACCGTCGCGGACTTCAGGATCCCACCGCACGCCAGGCACGGCGGGTCCTCCTCGCCCGCCTCGACCCGTGCCAGCGCCTCCTTCATCGAGGAGCGGACCTGGCAGCGCGTGCAGACCACCGTCCGCGCCGTGCCGTGCAGTTCGAGCACCTTGCGGGCGGGCATGCCCGCCAGCTGGTGCAGTCCGTCGACGTTCTGGGTGATCACCCGGACGGCGAACCCGGACTGCCGGTCCAGCTCGGCGACAGCACGGTGTGCGGGGTTCGGCTCGGCGCGCCAGGTCGTGCTTTCGCGCCGCATCACCCAGGAGCGGCGGCGGATCTCCGGATCGGCCATGTAGTACTCGTACGTGACGAGCTTCTCGGCCTCCGGATCGCGCCGCCACAGGCCGCCCGGCCCGCGGTAGTCGGGGATGCCGGACTCCGTGGAGATGCCGGCGCCGCTGAGGATCGCGACGAGAGTCATGTGGCGAGCCTACGCAGCGGTCCCTCGCGGCGGCGAGCCGATTTTGCCCGCCCTGGAGCAGCCCGACGGTCCGCGCGGTCAGGCGGGCGGCTGCCCGTTCTCCAGCTCCACCGTCCCGCTGCCCGTCTCCAGAGCGTCGAGAGCGGCCAGCACCCGGTGGCCCAGCGACCCCAGAAGGTACTCGCGGATCTCGTCACGGGGCACCAGCCGCCAGGAAATCAGCTCCTCCTCCTGCAGCCGGATCGCCGTGAACTGCGCCTCGGTCAGCACCCCGCCGTCGTACACATACGCGGCGATGGGCGGCCTCGCCTCGCCGGGCACCCAGTCGACCGCCAGCAGTGCGCCCGGCTCCACATCGAGCCCGATCTCCTCGAGCGTCTCCCGCCGCGCCGCCCGTCGCGGGGTCTCGCCCCGGTCCGACTCGATGGTTCCGCCCGGCAGCGCCCAGCCGGCACGGTAGTTGGGCTCGACGATCAGCACACGCCCCTGGCCGTCACGGATGAGAGCGGCGGCGCCGGCGAGGATGCGGGGCAAGGAGGCGATGTACGTGCCGTAGTCAGGAGTAGTCACTCGGGGAAGCGTAACGCGATGCAGAAGGGCGGCCCCTGACGCCCGGAGGGCGTTTGCGGGTCACCAGGATGTCGGTGCGGTCGGCGACGAACGCTCCGGCCCGGCGGAGTCCGCCGCCAACCGCACCGTGCGCTCCGCCAGTTCGCTGATCCGTACCCCGTCGAACCCGAAAACCGCGCTGCGCACCCGGTCCTCCAGCGGGTCCGTCCACTGCGGCGGGATGGCGGACGCTCCGCACAGCACACCCGCCACCGAGCCGGCCGTCGCCCCGTTGGAGTCGGTGTCCAGACCTCCGCGGACCGTGAGGCCGATGGTCGCGGTGAAGTCCCCTGCGCCGTACAGCAGTCCGGCCGTGATGACTGCGGCGTTCGGAACGGTGTGGATCCAGCCGAGGCCGCCCGTCTCCGCGGCCAGCTCGGTGAGCGTGTCGGACCAGGACGTCCCGGTGGTGTGCAGGGCTGCGGTATGGCGTACCGCGCGGGCGAGGCGGCAGCTCGCGGGGATGTGTTCCAGCGCCGCTTCGATCGCCTCGCGCGGGGTGTTCGCGGTGAACGCGGCGGCGATCAGGGCGGCCGCCCACATCGCGCCGTACACGCCGTTGCCGGTGTGGGAGAGGACCGCGTCGCGGCGGGCGAGCGAGGCGGCGCGGCGCGGATCGCCGGGGGAGGTCCAGCCGAAGATGTCGGCGCGGATGAGGGCGCCGATCCAGTCCTGGTAGGGATTGTCGTGAGTGGCGGTGAGCGGGGGTTTGAGGCCGTTCGCGAGATTGCGGTAGGCGGCCCGCTCGGCGGTGAACGTCTGCAGGAACGGGAGATGCAGCAGCCATGCCTCGCCCACCTGCTCGGTCGTGAAGCCGAAGCCGTGGGACTGAAGGAGATGCAGGCCGAGGATCGTGTAGTCCACGTCGTCGTCCCTGCAACTGCCGTGGATCCGGCCCCGTACGCACTGGCGCCACTCGGGACGTAGCTCGAACTCGCCGGCGTCCGCGTCGGGCGGCGGCTCGGGGAGGTAGTCGGTGAGCGGAAGGGCGTCGGTGCGGCGCAGATAGCGGTCGATGCGGTCGCGGGTCCAGTGGTCGCCGCGCTCGACGGGTTTGCCGAGCATGTTGCCGGCGACTCTGCCCAGCCAGCCGCCGAGGATCCGGTCGGCGAGGTCGGCGCGCTGAAGGCCCATACGTCCGGTTTACCGAATCGGAGCCCGAACCGCGCGGTGGTGGGGGCATGAAGGTCTCGGCTGCCGGTCGGCGACGGCGGCCGGGCGGTGCGCCCGTTGCCAGGCTCGCGGACGCCGGCCACCGGGCAGCACCCCACTATGTTGCGGAATGTCGCGCCATGGTGGGGTGGCCTGCCCTCTGACCTGGCGGATAGGGTCGGGGAGGCGCGACTGCCTGTTCGAAAGCAAGGGATAGCAAGGTGACGGACGGAGCAGTTATTCAGCCCGCGCGTGTGCTCGTCGCGGCTGACAAGTTCAAGGGCTCTCTCACGGCCGCACAGGTCGCTGAGCGGGTGACGGCGGGCCTCCAGCGGGTGGTGCCCGGTCTGGCGGTCGAGACCCTGCCCGTCGCGGACGGCGGTGACGGCACGGTCGCCGCCGCGGTGGCAGCGGGGTTCGAGCGCCGAGAGGTCCGGGTGACCGGGCCGCTCGGTGAGTCCCTGACAGCGGCGTATGCCCTGCGGGATGGCACCGCGGTGGTGGAGATGGCGGAGGCCTCGGGCCTCCAGCGCCTCCCGGATGGCGTGTTCGCGCCACTCACCTCGACGACATACGGCTCCGGCGAACTGCTGCGCGCGGCGCTCGACGCGGGAGCGCGGACGATCGTCTTCGGCGTCGGCGGCAGCGCGACCACGGACGGCGGCGCGGGCATGCTCGCGGCGCTCGGCGGGCGCTTCCTGGACGCGGACGGCGCGTCGGTGGGACCCGGCGGCGGCGGTCTGCGCGACCTTGCGTCCGCCGACCTGTCCGGCCTGGACCCCCGCTTCAAGGACGTGGAGCTGGTCCTGGCGAGCGACGTCGACAACCCCCTGACCGGCCCGAAGGGGGCGTCGGCGGTGTACGGCCCGCAGAAGGGCGCGACGCCTGGGGACGTCGCCACGCTGGACGCGGCGCTGGCGCACTACGCGTCCGTCCTCGGCCCGGAGCAGGCCGAACTGCCCGGCGCGGGTGCGGCGGGCGGTATCGGCTACGGCGCGCTGGTCGCCCTCGGCGCGAGCTTCCGGCCGGGCATCGAGGTCATGCTCGACGTGCTCGGCTTCGCGCCGGCGCTCGAGCGGGCGACCCTGGTCATCACGGGCGAGGGCTCCCTCGACGAGCAGACGCTCCACGGCAAGGCCCCGGCGGGCGTCGCGGCGGCGGCCGCCGCGCGGGGTATCGAGGTCGTGGCGGTCTGCGGCCGCCTGGCCCTGCCACCGGAGGCGCTGGGCAGCGCGGGCATTCGCCGTGCTTACGCCCTCACGGCACTGGAACCGGACCCGGCCCGCTGCATGGCGGAGGCGGGGCCGCTGCTGGAGCGGGTGGCGGAGAACATTGCGCGGGACTTCCTGAGCTGAGGCGGTGGGGCCGGGGCGCCGCCCCGGCCCCCGGGCTGTAGGCCGACGCGGGGGCCACCCCAGGGCGCCGGCCTCGCCGCGGAGCGACCAGCAGAGACAAACGGCCACCTCCCCATGACCGGTCACCCCGGGGGTGGCCACCGCACAAGCCCGTGCACCCAGGGCGCGGTCATCCGTCCACCCCCCATCACCCCCCGGTCAGGCGGAACGCGTCCAGCGCCAAGGTCATTTCGATCAGGTCCCGCGGGCGGCCCAGCGACCTGGACGTCAGCTGTTCCAGGCGCCGCAGGCGGTTGAAGACCGTGTTCCGGTGGCAGTACAGCCGCGTGGCCGCCCGGCCCGCCGAGCCCCCGCACTCCAGCCATGCGTCCAGCGTCTCCAGCAGCAGCGCACGGTCCGCCGGATCCAGGTCCAGCAGCGGGCCGAACACGTCCGCGATCAGGCGCGCCGCCAGTTCCGGCTGGCTCACCACCAGCGCCGCCGGGAGGCGTTCGTCGAGGCGCACGATCCGCTGCGCGTCGGGGCCGCAGGTACGCAGGGCCGTCTCCGCCAGACGCCGCGCCAGGCCCAGGTCCGCGAGGCCCGGCACCACCGGGCTGATCCCGCCCGGACCCGGGCAGTGCCGGTGCAGCACCTCCGCGAGCTCCGTCAGCCCCACCCCCGCCTCCAGCGCGACGACCGCGATCTCGTAATCCGTGCGCATCCGCCAGAAGAACCGGAACCCCTCCGACGCCGCGACCCGGCGGAAGGGCTCACGCCCCGCCGCGCGCTCCACCCGAACCACAACCACCGCGTACCGCCCCTGCTCCGGCAGGTCCAGGCCCGCCGCGGCACTGGCCGCCAGCCCCGGCGTGGACCTGCCCTCCAACAGCGCGTCCAGCAGCGCCTGCACGCGCTCGTCGCTGCGCCGCTGCATCCCCTGTTCCGTACTGCGGTACGCCTCCGCGACCGTCGACGACTGCCGGTCCACTCCCGCCCACATGGCGGACGCCAGATGCACCAGCACCGGCAGTGCCTCCGGATCCTTCGCGGAGACTATCTCCAGCAGCTCGTCCCAGACGAGATAGCCCGCGTGCCGGTACGCATACAGCAGCAGATCCAGCGGAAGCCCCTGCTCCGCCCGCCGCCGGCCGAGCCGAGCCGCGTACTGGAGGTCCCGCCGCGGCGCAGACCGGGTCGCGGCCAGCGCCTCGATGCCGTACCGCATCGCCTCGCTGATCTGCTGCCAGTGCTCGTCCGGCGGCACAGCGAGATCGAACTGCGGTGAATGGGCCTGAAGTTGCTCGATGAGCAGGTCCGTCAGACGCGGCACGCGCTCCAGAAGCACCTGGGAGGCGCTCACCAGGACGGACCACTCACGCTCGGTGCGCGCTCTGCGACCACCCATGACCTGTGAGGATGCCAGCCCTTGTGCCGGTGCACAATGCGCCCGCCGCACCGCTGGTCATCCGCAGCGATTCGGGCATACCGCCTGGACGGTACGTCGGGCCGGTGCTGATGTGTGCCCCCACAGGCAATTTCGAACAAGCCCGGAAAGGGGGTCTGCATGGCAGCCGCCTCACTCGAAGTGCGTGCGCTGTCCGTCGGCTACGGGCCGGTGCGGGCACTGCGCGACGTCACGGTCGATGTACCCGAGGGCGCGATCGTCGCCGTCCTCGGCGGCAACGGTGCCGGCAAATCGACCCTGCTGCGCGCCGTCTCCCGCACCCTCGGTTTTCAGCGCGGACACGTCACGTCCGGCAGTATCCGCTTCGACGGCCGCCCGCTCGAAGGACTGAGCGCGGCTCGGGTCGTCGCCGCGGGCGTCGTCCAGGTCCCTGAGGGACGGCAGGTCTTCTCGCGCATGACGGTCGCCGACAATCTCCGGGCGGGCGCCCTGGGCTCGGCCGGCGGGCGCCGGTCGAGCGCAGAGGCCCTCGCCCGGGTGCATGAGCTCTTCCCCGTCCTAGCCGACCGCGCCCACCAGCGGGCCGGACTGCTGTCGGGCGGTGAGCAGCAAATGCTGGCGATGGGACGGGCGTTGATGGCCCGGCCACGGCTGCTGCTGCTCGACGAGCCGTCGCTCGGCCTCGCTCCGCTGATGGCGGCCCGGATCGCCGAGACGGTGCAGGAGATCAACGCCACCGGCACATCGGTCCTGCTGGTCGAGCAGAACGCGGCGATCGCGCTGCGGCTGGCCTCGTCGGCGTACGTACTCGACGTGGGCGAGGTCGTCCTCTCCGGACCTGCGGACGAGCTCGCCGCCTCGGACGAGGTGCGCCGGCGGTATCTGGGTGTGGTGGACGAGGACGCGGCCGCGGATGCTTCCCGCGCCCAGGCGGCGGCGCAGACGCTGAGGAGGTGGCCGGCATGAGCATTCTGGAATCCGGCCGGCATGTTCGGCGCGAGATCCGGCTCGGGTCCCCGGTTCGCGGGCGGCAGTCCGCATCCGGCGGGGGGCACCGATGACCGACACCGCATCCGGCGGCGCCGTGCCCGCCCTCGAGGTCACCGACCTCACCGTCCGCTTCGCCGGGCTCACCGCCCTCGACTCCGTCTCCTTCACCGTCCAGCCCGGCAGTGTCCACGCCCTCATCGGCCCCAACGGCGCCGGCAAGTCCACCTCGTTCAACGTCCTGTCCGGCGTCTACCGGGCCACGTCCGGCAGCGTTCGCTTCGGCGAGAGCGAGCTCACCGGGCTCCCTCCCGACCGCATCGCCGCCCTCGGCATCGCCCGTACCTTCCAGAACCTCGCGCTCCCGCCGCACGCCACGGTCGCCGACAGCCTGCTGCTCGGCCGGCACCGGCTCACCCGCGCCGGGTTCCTCGCCGCCGGGCTGCGGCTGCCGTCCGCCGCCCGCGAGGCGCGCGAACACCTCGAGCGGGTACGGGAGATCGCGGAGTTCACCGGACTCGGCGGCGATCTGGACCGGCTCGCGGGAGCACTCCCGTACGGAAAGCAGAAGCTCGTCGAACTCGGCCGCGCCCTGTGCATGGAGCCGCGGCTGCTGCTCCTCGACGAGCCCGTCGCCGGAATGACCGCGGACGAGCGGCGGCAGATCGCCTCCGTCATCGCGGGCGTACGCGACAGCCTCGGCATATCCATCGTGCTCGTCGAACACGACATGGGGATGGTGATGCGGCTCGCGGACGCCGTGACCGTACTCGACTTCGGGCGTCGGATCGCCGACGGCACCCCCGCACAGGTACAGAGCGACCCGGCCGTCGTACAGGCCTATCTAGGAACGGAGGCCCAGGCATGACGACCTTCACCGAACTACTCCTCGGCGGACTCTCCATCGGCGCCGTCTACGCGCTGATCGCGCTCGGCTTCGTCGTTATCTTCAAGGCCACCGAAGTCGTCAACTTCGCCCACGCGTCCCTGCTTCTCGCAGGCGGCTATGTCACCGCCGTACTCCACGACGACATCGGTTTCTGGGGCGCGCTCGCCGTCGGCATCGCGGGCGCGGCCCTCGTCGGCGCGGCCGTGGAATTCCTCGTCATGCGCCGCTACCGGGGCTCCGACCACAGTGTCCTGGCCATTGTGACCATCGGCGTCGACATCCTCCTGACCACCGAACTCACCCGGCGTATCGGCACGGACGTCCTTGCGCTCGGTGACCCGTGGGGCGACCGCGTCGTCACCATCGGGGACATCACCATCGCGCAGACCCGTATCGCCGCCTTCGTTTCGGCGGCCCTGCTGATCACCGCGTTCCTGCTCGCCTTCCGGTACACCTCGTGGGGCGTGTCGATGCGCGCGGCGGCCGAGAATCCCGAGACCGCCGCGCTGATGGGAGTACGCCTGGGCCGGGTATCGCTCGCCGCCTGGGCGGTCGCGGGCGCGCTTGCCGCGGTCGCCGCGCTCTTCCTCACCGTGTTCCCGACCCCGGGGCTCGAACGCGCCACCTCGCTCGCCGCACTCAAGGCCTTCCCGGCGGCGATCCTCGGCGGGCTCGACTCCACCACCGGCGCGCTCGCGGGCGGTCTGATCGTCGGTGTCACCGAGTCCTTCGCCACCGGCTACCAGGGCGAACTGTCCTTCCTGGGCCGGGGGATCGGCGATCTCGCGCCGTATCTGGTGATGGTGTTCGTCCTGCTGCTCAGGCCCGCCGGGCTCTTCGGCACCAAGGAGCCCGCCCGTGTCTGAGACGCTGAATACCCCAGAGGCAGACGCGGCAAAGAGTCTCAAGGCGTACGTGAAGAGTCCCAGGACGTACGTGAAGAGTCCCAAGGCATACGTCTGGATCGCCGGCACCGTCCTGCTCCTCGCCCTGCCCTTCTACCTCGACCGCTTCTGGCTGCAGGCCGGACTCTTCGCGATGGCCGCCGCGATCGGCGCGATCGGCATCAACCTCCTGACCGGCGCCACCGGGCAGTTGTCCATGGGGCACGCCTTCTTCCTGGCGGTGGGCGCGTACAGCTACTGCGTCCTGGCGGGCGACAGCGGCGTGGAGAACGGCCATCGCCTCATCGGACTCGGACTTCCGACCTGGCTCGCCGCCGTACTCGCGGTGCTCGTCGCGGGCGCGGCGGGCGGCCTGTTCAGCCCCATCGCGGGACGGCTGCGCGGCGCGTATCTCGGCATCGCCACGCTCGCGCTGATCTTCATCGGCCAGCACGTCCTCTTCAACGCCCATGATCTGACAGGAGGGTTCAACGGCCGGGCCGTTCCGCCACTCTCGCTCTTCGGCATCGACTTCGACGACAGCGAGACCGTCATCGCAGCCGTCCCGTTCCAGTCCGCCGAGAAGCTCTGGTACGTGGCACTCCTCGCCCTCATCGGCTGCGGCCTGTTCGCCCGCGGAGTGCTACGAGGCCGCCCCGGCCGCGCCATGAACGCCATCCGCGACCACCGCATCGCCGCGGGTGTCATGGGCGTCCCGGTCGCCCGCTACCGGGCCGCCGTCTTCGTCCTGTCCTCGATGTACGCGGGACTCGCCGGCGTACTGATCGCCCTGGTCTTCCAGCGGACCGTCCCCGAGTACTTCGGTGTGATCCTGTCGCTCGAATTCCTCGCGATGATCGTGATCGGGGGCCTCGGAACGGTCGCCGGCGCCGTCGTCGGCGCGGCCTTCGTATCCCTGCTGCCCCAGCTCCTCACCCACTACAGCGACGCCCTCCCGCTGGTCTCCGCCCCTGGTACGGGCGGTGTCTCACCCGGCGAGGCATCGCGCTATCTGTACGGGGCCGCGATCGTCGCGGTCGTCCTCTTCCTGCCCGGCGGACTCACCCGTCTCATCACCTCACGCAAGACCCCTCAGGAGTAGACATGAAGCCACGTCTGTACGCGGCGGCGCTGGCCGCCGCCCTGACCCTGACCAGCGCCGGCCTCGCCGGATGCAGCTCGAAGGCCACCGACGGCGGCGGGAGCGAGAAGGACGCCGGAGGGGTGAAGACCGGTGACGGCGTCACGGCCAAGACCATCAACCTCGGCGTGCTGACCGACATGACCGGCGTTTACGCCTCGCTCGGCAAGAGCGTTACCCAGGCGCAGCAGCTGTGGGCGAAGCAGACCAACGCGGCCGGCGGTATCTGCGGCCGCACCATCGAGCTCACCGTCCGGGACCACGGCTACGACCCGCAGAAGGCCGTCGCCGCGTACACCGAACTCGAACCGAAGGTGCTCGGCTTCTCCCAGTTCATCGGCTCGCCCTTCGTCGCCGCGGTCAAGGGCCGTATCGACGGCCAGGACAAGGCACTCGTGGTCCCGCAGGCCTGGTCGGCATCGCTGCTGGGCAGCCCGTACATCCGGGTCGTGGGAGCGACGTACGACATCGAGACGATCAACGCGGTCGATTATCTGCTCAGCCAGAAGCGCATCGCCAAGGGCGACAAGATCGGTCATGTCTACTTCGAGGGCGACTTCGGGGAGAACGCGCTGAAGGGCTCGAAGTACGCGGCGCAGCAGGCGGGTCTGACCATCGTCGAGCAGAAGATCAAGCCGACCGACAACGACATGTCCGCCCAGGTCGCCGCGCTCAAGAAGGCGGGCGTCAAGGCGGTCGTCATCAGCGCCGGACCACGGCAGGCGGCCTCGCTGGTCGGCGTCGCCGCGGCGGGCGGCTTCAAGGTGCCCATGATCGGCAACAACTCCGCCTTCGCGCCTCAACTGCTGGCCACCGCGGCGGCGCCCGCGCTGACGAAGGACTACTACGTCGCCGCCTCCACCCTCCCCATCGGCGACTCGGGCGCCGGCCCGGCGAAGCTCGCAAAGGAGTACAAGGCCGCCTACCCCAAGGACGGGCTCGA
This portion of the Streptomyces sp. NBC_01750 genome encodes:
- a CDS encoding SIR2 family NAD-dependent protein deacylase — protein: MTLVAILSGAGISTESGIPDYRGPGGLWRRDPEAEKLVTYEYYMADPEIRRRSWVMRRESTTWRAEPNPAHRAVAELDRQSGFAVRVITQNVDGLHQLAGMPARKVLELHGTARTVVCTRCQVRSSMKEALARVEAGEEDPPCLACGGILKSATVMFGQRLDPEVLAEAMGIAKACEVFIAVGTSLQVQPAASLAGIAAEHGARLAIVNAEPTPYDELADELVREPIGTSLPALLNRLA
- a CDS encoding NUDIX hydrolase, which produces MTTPDYGTYIASLPRILAGAAALIRDGQGRVLIVEPNYRAGWALPGGTIESDRGETPRRAARRETLEEIGLDVEPGALLAVDWVPGEARPPIAAYVYDGGVLTEAQFTAIRLQEEELISWRLVPRDEIREYLLGSLGHRVLAALDALETGSGTVELENGQPPA
- a CDS encoding ADP-ribosylglycohydrolase family protein, with translation MGLQRADLADRILGGWLGRVAGNMLGKPVERGDHWTRDRIDRYLRRTDALPLTDYLPEPPPDADAGEFELRPEWRQCVRGRIHGSCRDDDVDYTILGLHLLQSHGFGFTTEQVGEAWLLHLPFLQTFTAERAAYRNLANGLKPPLTATHDNPYQDWIGALIRADIFGWTSPGDPRRAASLARRDAVLSHTGNGVYGAMWAAALIAAAFTANTPREAIEAALEHIPASCRLARAVRHTAALHTTGTSWSDTLTELAAETGGLGWIHTVPNAAVITAGLLYGAGDFTATIGLTVRGGLDTDSNGATAGSVAGVLCGASAIPPQWTDPLEDRVRSAVFGFDGVRISELAERTVRLAADSAGPERSSPTAPTSW
- a CDS encoding glycerate kinase, yielding MQPARVLVAADKFKGSLTAAQVAERVTAGLQRVVPGLAVETLPVADGGDGTVAAAVAAGFERREVRVTGPLGESLTAAYALRDGTAVVEMAEASGLQRLPDGVFAPLTSTTYGSGELLRAALDAGARTIVFGVGGSATTDGGAGMLAALGGRFLDADGASVGPGGGGLRDLASADLSGLDPRFKDVELVLASDVDNPLTGPKGASAVYGPQKGATPGDVATLDAALAHYASVLGPEQAELPGAGAAGGIGYGALVALGASFRPGIEVMLDVLGFAPALERATLVITGEGSLDEQTLHGKAPAGVAAAAAARGIEVVAVCGRLALPPEALGSAGIRRAYALTALEPDPARCMAEAGPLLERVAENIARDFLS
- a CDS encoding PucR family transcriptional regulator, encoding MGGRRARTEREWSVLVSASQVLLERVPRLTDLLIEQLQAHSPQFDLAVPPDEHWQQISEAMRYGIEALAATRSAPRRDLQYAARLGRRRAEQGLPLDLLLYAYRHAGYLVWDELLEIVSAKDPEALPVLVHLASAMWAGVDRQSSTVAEAYRSTEQGMQRRSDERVQALLDALLEGRSTPGLAASAAAGLDLPEQGRYAVVVVRVERAAGREPFRRVAASEGFRFFWRMRTDYEIAVVALEAGVGLTELAEVLHRHCPGPGGISPVVPGLADLGLARRLAETALRTCGPDAQRIVRLDERLPAALVVSQPELAARLIADVFGPLLDLDPADRALLLETLDAWLECGGSAGRAATRLYCHRNTVFNRLRRLEQLTSRSLGRPRDLIEMTLALDAFRLTGG
- a CDS encoding ABC transporter ATP-binding protein, whose protein sequence is MAAASLEVRALSVGYGPVRALRDVTVDVPEGAIVAVLGGNGAGKSTLLRAVSRTLGFQRGHVTSGSIRFDGRPLEGLSAARVVAAGVVQVPEGRQVFSRMTVADNLRAGALGSAGGRRSSAEALARVHELFPVLADRAHQRAGLLSGGEQQMLAMGRALMARPRLLLLDEPSLGLAPLMAARIAETVQEINATGTSVLLVEQNAAIALRLASSAYVLDVGEVVLSGPADELAASDEVRRRYLGVVDEDAAADASRAQAAAQTLRRWPA
- a CDS encoding ABC transporter ATP-binding protein, giving the protein MTDTASGGAVPALEVTDLTVRFAGLTALDSVSFTVQPGSVHALIGPNGAGKSTSFNVLSGVYRATSGSVRFGESELTGLPPDRIAALGIARTFQNLALPPHATVADSLLLGRHRLTRAGFLAAGLRLPSAAREAREHLERVREIAEFTGLGGDLDRLAGALPYGKQKLVELGRALCMEPRLLLLDEPVAGMTADERRQIASVIAGVRDSLGISIVLVEHDMGMVMRLADAVTVLDFGRRIADGTPAQVQSDPAVVQAYLGTEAQA
- a CDS encoding branched-chain amino acid ABC transporter permease; this encodes MTTFTELLLGGLSIGAVYALIALGFVVIFKATEVVNFAHASLLLAGGYVTAVLHDDIGFWGALAVGIAGAALVGAAVEFLVMRRYRGSDHSVLAIVTIGVDILLTTELTRRIGTDVLALGDPWGDRVVTIGDITIAQTRIAAFVSAALLITAFLLAFRYTSWGVSMRAAAENPETAALMGVRLGRVSLAAWAVAGALAAVAALFLTVFPTPGLERATSLAALKAFPAAILGGLDSTTGALAGGLIVGVTESFATGYQGELSFLGRGIGDLAPYLVMVFVLLLRPAGLFGTKEPARV
- a CDS encoding branched-chain amino acid ABC transporter permease gives rise to the protein MKSPRTYVKSPKAYVWIAGTVLLLALPFYLDRFWLQAGLFAMAAAIGAIGINLLTGATGQLSMGHAFFLAVGAYSYCVLAGDSGVENGHRLIGLGLPTWLAAVLAVLVAGAAGGLFSPIAGRLRGAYLGIATLALIFIGQHVLFNAHDLTGGFNGRAVPPLSLFGIDFDDSETVIAAVPFQSAEKLWYVALLALIGCGLFARGVLRGRPGRAMNAIRDHRIAAGVMGVPVARYRAAVFVLSSMYAGLAGVLIALVFQRTVPEYFGVILSLEFLAMIVIGGLGTVAGAVVGAAFVSLLPQLLTHYSDALPLVSAPGTGGVSPGEASRYLYGAAIVAVVLFLPGGLTRLITSRKTPQE
- a CDS encoding ABC transporter substrate-binding protein — translated: MKPRLYAAALAAALTLTSAGLAGCSSKATDGGGSEKDAGGVKTGDGVTAKTINLGVLTDMTGVYASLGKSVTQAQQLWAKQTNAAGGICGRTIELTVRDHGYDPQKAVAAYTELEPKVLGFSQFIGSPFVAAVKGRIDGQDKALVVPQAWSASLLGSPYIRVVGATYDIETINAVDYLLSQKRIAKGDKIGHVYFEGDFGENALKGSKYAAQQAGLTIVEQKIKPTDNDMSAQVAALKKAGVKAVVISAGPRQAASLVGVAAAGGFKVPMIGNNSAFAPQLLATAAAPALTKDYYVAASTLPIGDSGAGPAKLAKEYKAAYPKDGLDNGVVAGYTAASVYGEVLKKACAAKDLTREGIDKALLTVSSYDNGFGITNNFSDPAAPSTRQSLIMKPDLKVPGGLKVVRPATVSKSAESYKTGG